GGCCAGCCAGTCCAGGTGCACCGGGTAGGCCAGGTCCAGGTTGAAGTTGGTTTCCTCCTGGATCTGCGTGCCGACATAGAACTGGCGCGGCGATGTCGGGCCCAGGGACGGGTTGACCGTGTTTTTGATGCTGTAGCGCAGTTCGTCCTTACCGTAGGACGCGCTGGCGTCGATCATCAGGCCGGACTTCAGGGTGGTCTTGTAGCCGCCGGTGATGCTGCTGTCCAAGATGTCGCCGTAGAACCAGGGCGTGAAGCCGTTGGGGAAGGCGCTGGCCCATTTGAAGGTCGACCCATCGGCCAAGGTGAACGGCGTGATCAGCCACGATACCGTGGTGGGATTGCGGTAGTTGAAGCTTTCCTTGGCATAGCTGTGGCCGAAATTGCCGAACAGGTAGACCTTGGAATTGTCGGTCAGGTCGATGCCGCTGTTGATGAACAGGCGTTGCGCCTCCACCGCCGGGTCGCCGAAGCGCTGGGCCGGGTTGGGAATGTCCAGTCCCGCCGCCGTCAGGGCGGCGGCATCGGGGCGCTGGGTCCCGCGCGACGTCGGATCGTTCTTCACATATTCGGCGCTGATGTTGACGAAGCCCCGGTCCCCCAGCGGCAGGCCGGAATTGGCCTGGATGTGGGCGCTGCCGCCGTCGCCGGCGTAGGTCTGGCCCCATTGGGCGACGATGGTGCCGTGGTCGGCCGAATCCTTCAGGGTGAAGTTCATCACGCCGGCGATGGCGTCCGACCCGTACTGGGCGGCGGCACCGTCACGCAGCACGTCCAACTGCTTGATGGCGATGGCCGGGATCTGCGCCAGATCCGGCCCCTGCGCGCCCTGGGTCAGGCCGTTGGCGCCGATCTGCACCAGGGCCGACCGGTGGAAACGCTTGCCGTTGATCAGGACCAACGTCTCATCCGGCGGCAGGCCGCGCAGCGTCGGCGGCCGCACGAAGGTCGATCCGTCAGAGATGGCGAAGCGGGCCACGTTGAACGACGGCACCAACTGCCGCAGCAGGTCGTTGGTGTCGCCGCCGGCCTGGTGCGCCAGATCCTCCGGCGTGAAGACATCGATGGGGGCGGGTGAGTCCGCCACCGACCGGTCGACGCGCCGGGTACCCGTGACCACGATTTCACTCATCGTGTCGGTATCGGCCGCCGGTGCCTCGGCCGCGTGGGCCGTGCCCAAGGCCATCCAGCCTGCCCCGCAGAGCAAGGCAAGTTTCACAGGTTTTTTAGTAAAAATTCCCCGTAAGTAAGTAGATTGCGTCATGTTGGCCCCCTGATCTTTGGGTTTTTTTAGATCATGGAAGCTTGATGCCGCGATTCCCCGCGTCATTTTCTGGAAGAGACGACTCTTTGTCCCCGTTCGTCTCAACCAGAAGTGTCGGAAAATTTTGCAAATAAGTCAAAGTGCTATTTTGCTATCAGTTCAATCTGTGTCTCTTCTCTTCAACCTGTGGTTTTTTCACAACATTCCTTCATGGGTATGCCGTAGGAATCGGCGGATAGTCACAGCGGGTGCCGTGTGAAAAGGGGCCCGCTAATGCGTGACGACCGGCGCCTTGTCCTGCGGGTGGGCGTTATTCTTCACCTGGGTGACGAAGGCGGCGTCCACCGCCGGGGCGGAATTGCCCCAGGCTTGCCGCACATAACTGATGATGTCGGCCAACTGCTGTTCGCTGAGGACGGCGGCAAAGGTCGGCATGCCGCCCCGGCCCTGCAGCACGGTGCGGACCATCGGTTCCGCATCGCCCTGAACGAAGGGATCGCCGGCCAGAGCGGGAAAGGCCCCCTTCACACCCTGTCCCGTCTTCTGGTGGCAGGCGGCACATTTGTGATTGAACAGGTCCTGGCCCTGGGCCACGTCCTGCGCCTGGGCCCCCAGGGGGGCGAGCGCGGAAACCAGGGCGGCGGTGATGATTTTCCTCATCCCGCGCCCCCTCACGCCGCCACGCGTTGGTGGATTTGCGCGATCTGGTGCCAGGCGGATTCGATGCCCCCCGCCTGCCAGCCGCCGATATAGCTGATGTGCTCCCCCGCCAGGTAGATGCGGCGGTCGGGCTTGTTCAGCACGGGATATGCTGACTTGCGCGCCTCCTCACTCCAGTTGGCCCAGCCACCCAGATTGTACTGGATCAGGTGCCAGGAGGCGGAGAAGGCGTTCTCGAAGCTGTCCTTGTATTGCGGGAAGATGCGCTGGCCGGCGTCCAGGGCGATGCCCGCCCGCTCCACCGGGCTGTTGGCGCTCATGTCCGTGGCGTCGGCCCCGAACATGTAATAGCCCAGCAGCACGCCCTTGGCGGATTGCCAGCCGCTGGACGGCAGGCTGATCTGGTTGATGCCCGGCGCGTCGGTGTAGACGTGACCGCCATAGATGGCGTCGTCCTCTTCCCAGAAGCGGCGCTTCATCTGCAGGCCGATCTTGCACACGGGATCGTAGGGCACCATGGCCATGGCCTGCTTGAAGCCGTCGCCGAAGTCGGCGTCGATGCCGCGCAGGACCGACAGCGGAATGGTGCACAGGCAATAGTCGGCGGTGATCGTGCTGCGCTTGCCGGTCTTGGTGTCCAGGTAATCCACCGTCACGCCGCTGTCGGACTGGCGTATCTTCTCCACCTCCGCATTGTATTTGATCAGGTGGCCGACCTGCTTCTCGAAGCCCTTGGCCACCTGGTCCATGCCGCCTACCGGCTGGAACATAGTGTGCTGCTGTTCGAAGCTGCCGACCGATTGCACCATGCGCCACAGCTTGGATTGCACCAGGTCGGGGAAGGCGTAGGGGGCGCTGGGCACGCCGGGGCCCGGGTCGTCGATGCCGGCGCCGGGGCGCACGGCGTAACCGCGGCCATCCGTGCCGCGATAGGCCAGATCCTTGTCCAGATAGCCTTCGCCGCGCAGGTATTCCACGAACAGGTCGACGTCGTCCTTGGACAGGCCGGTGTCCAGCTTGCCCGAGGTGGCGGCCTTCGCCACCATTTCCGAGGTATAACCGCGCATGTCGGCCCGCACCTCGAACTGGCGGACGCGCTTGCCGGCCAGGGGGCCTTTCACCGTGTCGAAGCGGGCGTAGGAGGCGTCGTTCTCATTCACCATCACCTCCAGCGGGATGCCGAAGGTCTTGGTGTAGTGCAGGGTGGAGCGGTGGCAGAACGGGATGCGCCAGGGGCCATGGTTCAGGTACAGGCCGGCGTCGAACTTGCACTCCTGTTCCTCGCCGCCCAGTTCGGTCAGCTTGAAACCTTTGCGCGCCGTCTGGCAGCGGCCGCCGGCGAAGGCGCGGGCCTCCAGAATCGTGACCTGATAGCCCAGCTTGCTCATCTCATAAGCTGCCGTCATGCCGGCGACGCCGGCCCCCAGGATCAGCAGCTTATGGCCGGCGCCCGACCCGCGCAGGGCGGGCGGGGCATCGGCGGCCGAGGCGATGCCCGACCCCCAGGCGTTCATCGCCGTCATCACCATGGCGCTGCCGCCCAGCAGCGCCGCCCTTTCCAGGAAATGGCGCCGGGGTCACGCCGACACCTGGCAGTTCCTTCATAACAGGCATAAAGACCACCCCTTATCGTCGTCGGTCGGGCCGGCCGATATCGAGTGCCGCGCCCGGATTGATCGCCGTCCCCGGTGGGGGCACGCACATGTCAGGGCGCGTGGGCGGCGATCACCTCGATCTCGACCAGCAGGCCGGGGCCCGCCAGGCCCGCCACCTGCACCGTGGTGCGGGCGGGCTTGTTGGGTTGGTCGGCCGTGCCGAAGAATTGGGTGTAGCCGGACATCATGCCGGCGAAGTCCATCTTGCCCTCATGGGCCGCGTCGCCCACCAGATAGACATGCATCATGACCACGTCGCCCATGGTCAGCTTCTGCTCGGCCAGGGCGGCCTGGATTTTCTTCAGGGTGTTGACGGTCTGGGTGGCGGTGTCGCCATAGGCCTCCACGCTGCCCTTGGGCGCGTCGGGGTTGACCACGCCGCCGGTCATGCCGCTGAGGTACACCACATCCGACCCGGCCGGCACAGCGACGGCGCCGGAGATGGGGAAACCGCCAGGCACCGCCGTGCGCGTGATGGCCTTGGCGGCGGTCGCCGGCCCGCTGCTGGAGATGACACCGGCGGTGGTGATGATGGCGCCCAGGACGGCGGTCAGGGCCAAGGCACCCAGCAGGCGCATCATGCGGCGCTCAGCGGTGGGTTTGCCAACGGGCGTCTGCGAGGGGGAATTCGTGGACATCAAGGCAAGGCTCTCCTGTTCCGTTTTCCGTTTCTTATGGTCCTGCATCAGCATCGGCACCGCCGTTTCGTCTCCGGGCCGCCGGGGATCGCCCGGCGGCCGGAGTGGGGTACTAAGCGGGGGCCTCATCAAAGTGTGCGGCGCACAATCCCTGGGGCCCGACGCCGATCAATGGGGACGCTGCCGGGTCAGCGCGGTCATGGCCCCGGGGCGTGATCCTTATGCTGGGGTGGCGGGAAAGGCGGTGGTGCTGCGGTCGGCCAAAAGAAAATGGCCGCCCAAACGGGCAGCCATTTCCAAGACGACGCGATGAAGATTTTCGGTGAGAGCGGCCAAGCCCCGTCCATGACGCCGTAAATCGGCCGGGTGCGTGTCGCCCCCAGCCCGGCATATACCTGTGACAACGATGGTGACGGCCCGTTTCGTCATTCGTCCCTGTCAGAAAGTCGATCAAATGGAAGGGATTAGGCGTCTCTCTTTTCTGAACCCAACTGCCAAAACCGTACGGCTCCCTTCCCCCTGTTCCGGGAAGTGAGACCGCTTTCACTGATGGGGCAAGTTCAGCAATAACCGGGCCAACGCCCTTCGCGGCTGCGATATAAGCGTTTTGGCTTAGGTCTGGGGGGATGATCTCTGGCCACTCGCCCATAGATTGGGCAATTTTTGATTGTTACAGGCATGTTGCCGTAAAGCTGGGCAATTGCATCGCCCTGCCGCCGTCGGCGGGGGCCGGGCCGGGCGGGATAAACATCAATACGAAGATCGTGGGTCTATCCCTGCGCCGCTCATACGCTATTCACCGGAACGGGCTGGACAGCCGGCGGCGCGCCTGTCAGCAAGGGGGCCCTGCATCCCACCTCATTTCCCCCGCCCGCCGATGCGCCTGCTGAAACCTTTGGCCCATGGCCCCATCGCCCGCCTGTGGGGCGCCCTGTCCCTGTCGGCGGTGGGCGATCAGTTGCACCAGATGGCCCTGGTCTGGCTGGCCGTAGGTTTGGTGGGGGCGGATACCGGCTACGTCGCGGCGGCCGACACGGTGGCGTTGATGACCGTGGCGCTGCTGGCCGGCGCCTGGGTGGAGCGGTGGGACCAGGGTCGCGTCATGATGACGGCGGACCTGGCGCGCGCCGGCCTGGCGGTGGTGCCGGTGCTGGCGGCGCTGACCGGTCATCTGACGCTCTGGACCCTGGTGGTGCCGTCGGTGGCCCTGTCGGCGCTGTCCGGCCTGTTCGATCCGGCGCTGCAGGCATCGTTGCCGCGCCTGGCGGAAGATCGCGCCCTGCTGGCCGCCACCAACGCCCTGTTCGACGGCACCCTGCGCCTGGCCCGCCTGGTGGGCCCCACCCTGGCCGGGGCGCTGGCCACCCTGATGCCGCCGGTGGCCCTGATGGCGGTCAACGGCCTGAGCTTCCTGACATCGGCCCTTGCGGTCTACAGCGTGCGCGGCTCCCTGGGTGGGCCGGACACGACGGCGGCGATGCATGGGGATGGTCTGCCCAGCCTGGGTGCCCGCCTGCTGGCCGGCTGGCGCCTGGTGCGCCGGGAACCGCCCTTCACTTACCTGCTGTGGCGCACCGGCCTGACCGGCGGGTTGTGGACCCTGACCATCTGGCTGTCGCTGCCGCTGCTGATGCGCCAGCAGGGTGTGGCCGGTTTCGGGCTCAGCGGCCTGTCGGCGCTGGCCCTGCTGTTTTCCGCCTATGGCGCCGGCAACCTGCTCAGCAACCTGGTGGTGGGCAGTCTGGCGCCGGGTGGGGTCTTGACGCGTCGGCCCATGGCCCTGGTGATGGCCGGCGACATCGTCGTGGGCGGCGGCTTCATCCTGCTGGCGCTGTCCACGCTGGTGCCCGCCCCCTGGACGCTGGGCGTCATGGCCGCTGCCTGTACGGCCACGGCCATGGGCGGGCCGCTGGCCCAGATACCCGTCGCCACCCTGCGCCAGACCCGCTACAGCGGCGGGGAGATCGCGGCCGTCTTCCGCCTGTTCCTGGTGCTGGATTGCGTGGGCACGCTGGTGGCGATGACGGCGGCGCCCACCCTGCTGTCGGTCCTGCCCACCGCCCTGGTCATGGCGCTGGCCGGCGCCTTGGTCCTGGGCGTGGCCTTGCTGTGGGGGCGCCGCAACTTGAGCGCGGCCTGACCGCTTGGCGGCGGGCGGGGTGCCGGTTACGCTGTCGCCGTCAACCGCGATCCGAAGAGGCCCGCATGCTTGTCAGCTTGTTACCCATCCTCGCGGCCCTGCTGCTGGGCGCCATGTCCCCCGGGCCCAGCTTCGTCCTGGTCACGCGCACCGCCGTCACCCAATCCCGCCGCAACGGCCTGGCCGCCGCCATCGGCATGGGCGTGGGCGGCCTGTTCTTCGGCACCCTGGCGCTGCTGGGCCTGACGGCGCTGCTGGCCCAGGTGGCGTGGCTGAACATGGCCCTGCGCCTGGCCGGCGGTCTCTATCTTCTTTATCTGGCTTTCCGCATCTGGCGGGGGGCGGGAGCCCCGCTGACCATGATGGCGGGGGCGGCGGCTGATGAGCCTGCGTCCTCGCTGGGCCGGGCCTTCGCCGTGGCGCTGGCCACGCAACTCAGCAATCCCAAGACCGCCGTCGCCTACGCCAGCATCTTCGCGGCCCTGCTGCCGGCGTCCGCCCCGTCGGCGCAGCTGTTGTTGGTCCTGCCGCCGCTGATCTTCCTGATCGAGGCCGGCTGGTACACGGTGGTGGCGCTGGCCTTTTCGCTGGAGGGGCCGCGCCGGGCCTATATCAAGGCCAAGCGGGGCATCGACCAGGTGACGGGGGCGGTCATGGGCGCCTTGGGCCTGCGCCTGATGGTGGATGCCCTGCGTGACGTCGGCTTGGCGCGCTGAGGGGCGGACACGGGGGGACCGTGTCCGCCCATCCGCATCAACCCAGATAGTCGTGCAGCACCCGGCCGAAGGGCAGGGTGAAGTCCACCACCTGGTGCCGCCCGCCAACGATGCGGCGCACCGGCAGATCGGCCACGCGGCAATTGACGTGGGGCGTCAGGTGCAGGCGGGCGGGGCCGTCCCAGGCGCCGTGCACATGCACGTCGGTCAGGTTATAGCCCACCAGCTGCGCCACCTTGGGGCCGCCGTCCACGTCGGGGATGAACTTCAGGTTCACGTTCAGGCCGGCGATGCCCTTGGCGACCTCGTCCAGCTTGTCGGCCAGGCTGAAGTGCTTGTAGGTCATGGTGCCCATGGCCACCCGCTCCTCATCATAGTGCAGGGTGCCGGTCAGCGTGTCCTTCTGCACCTTCAGGCGGGGCACGCCGTATTTCTTGGGGAAGCCCCAGATCTCGCGGCCGGCGGTGATGGGCGGCTCATCATCCAGATACATCTGGACCGAGAAATTGCACGGCTCGCCGTTGAACAGCGCCTTGATGCCGGTGCCGCTTTCCTCGTAGTCGCCGAAGCCGGAACTGTCCGGCATCTTCATCCATTCATAAAAGCACAAGTTGCCCGGCGCCGGCTCCAGCGGTTCCGGCAGGGCCTGGCGCAGGGCGTCGGGATCGGTCTCATAGGTGATGATCAGATATTCGCGGCGGATGAAGCGGTACGGCCCCCGCGGATAGCTGGGGCTGAACAGCGGCATGGAGGCGGCGGACAGGATCTCGTCACGATTCATGGTCGGCACTACTCCCGGGAGGGGACGTGGCACCGGGACCGGCCTTGGGCCCCGGACGAAGGAAGGCCAGCTTGGGCGAAGTGCGCCCGGAAAACCATTCACCGTCCGGGTAAGTTTTGTTGCGTCGCACCTAAACAAACAGGAAGGGGGCGGCGCATGGCCGCACCCCCTAAAATCATAGGGATCTCAATATCCCACGGTGAAGCGGCGGTTGGCATGGGCCGGGCTTTCCACCTCATCCACCAGCGCCACCGCGAAATCCTCGTAACTGATGTGGCTCTGGCCGTCGGCAGCGACCAGCAACTGGTCGTCGGCCAGGCGGAAGGTGCCGGTGCGCTCTCCCTCATGGAAGAAGGCGGACGGCGACAGGAAGGTCCACTCCACCCCGGGTCCCTGGCGCAGGGCCTTCAGGACATCGCCGCCGGCACCGGCTTCGGCCTTGTAGGCCTCGGGGAATTCGGGCGTGTCGATCAGGGCGACGCCGGGCGCCACCTCCAGCGAACCCGCACCCCCCACCACCAGCAGGCGCTTCACGCCGGCGGTCTTGATGGCCGACAGCAGGGCCGCCAGATCCAGGCCGACGAACCGCGTGCTGCTGATCACGGCGTCGTGGCCGGCCAGCACGGGCGCCAGGGCGGCCGGGGCGCCGGTGTCGCCGGCCTTGGCGGTCACGCCGTCCTGCGGGGCCAGCTTGCTCACGTCGCGGGCGATGGCGGTGACGGTGTGGCCGCGGCGGCGCAACTCCGCCAGGATGCGGGTGCCGACATTGCCGGTGGCGCCGATCAGGGCGATTTTCATGGGATGTCTCCGGTCAAGGCGCTGGCGCTTCATTGCGCAAGCGAACTAGGTTACGATTGGTAACCAGATGCCACCACTGCCTGCTGCCTGTGAAGAAGGCATGTTCCCGTGCGCAGGTTATCGCGGGATTACCGCCCGGCCGGTGTGTGAATAGGAGAACCCGTGATGGACGGACGGACTTTGGCGGAAGGCCCCCTGGAAGCCCCGACGGCAGCCGTCGTGGCGGATGAGGCGGCGGCGGCCGGCTTCCAACCGGATGCGGAGGATGGAACCTGTCCCATCCGCGACGTGCTGGATCGCCTGGGCGATGCGTGGAGCGTCCTGGTCATCCGTCATCTGGATGGCGGCCCCGCCCGTTTCAACGCCCTGCGCCGGGCGGTCGACGGTATTTCCCAGCGCATGCTGGCCCAGACCCTGCGCAAGCTGGAACGGGACGGCCTGGCCCGCCGCACGGTGTTCCCCACCACCCCGCCCCAGGTGGAATACGCCCTGACCGACCTGGGCCGCAGCTTCTCCGCCCACCTCGCCCAACTGGCCCAGTGGGCCGCCCTGCACCAGCCCACCATCCGCGCCAGCCGCCGGCATTACGACGCGGCGCTGGCGGATAAGGATATCTGACGGACATGCGTCAGTTCGCCGCACTTGCCGCCGGCAGTTAACCACAATCCTGCGATGATTCACACTTCGGCAACCAATATGCTCGGGCTCTTGTCTATCCTATAAGTGGTAACACGCCATGCATATTCGGTTAACATTTGTGGCCGCCCTGGGCATGCTCAGCCTTGCGGCTTGCTCGTCCATCGTGGAAGGCACATCCCAGGAAATCGCCGTGAACACCTACCCTTCCGGCGCTGATTGTGCGCTGGAACGTGAAGGGGCGGTCATCGCGCGGGTCAGCCAGACGCCGGCGTCCACGACGATCAAGAAGACCAAGCACGACATCACCATCCGCTGCACCAAGGATGGTTTCCAGGAAGCCACCTTCCTGGATCACTCCGGCGCGGCTGGCGCCACCGCTGGGAACATTCTGCTGGGCGGCGGCATCGGTTGGGCGATCGACAGCGCCACGGGCGCCGACAACAAGTACGACAGCCCGGTGAACATCGATCTGGTGCCGGTGGGCACCGCGGCCCCCGCCTCCACCCCCGCGACGACCACGTCCATGGCGGTACCGGCGGCGACCCCGACGGCGGCCCCGGCCGTCCACTAAGCGGTAGCCAACGGCATCGGCATCGGCATCGGCGTCGGAACAGGAGAAGGGGGCGATGGCCAGCCGGCCGTCGCCCCCTTCCTCTGCCAGGATGCGTCAGCCGCCGGTGGCGGCGCGCAGCTGGTCGGCGATGGCGGCCAGGCGGTCGCCCAGTTCCTTGGTGGCGGCGGTGCTGGCCTGTTCGTGGGTGCGGCCGGTTTCCACCAGGCTTTGCAGGCTGCCGGTCAGGTCCAGCAGGCCACGGGTGGTGTTGTCCACCGCGTCCAGGCGCTTGCGCAGGTTGTTGGCCAGGGACTTCAGTTCCGCGATGTTGGGATCGACCCGCGGCTCCAGCACCGACACGATGCTGGCGGTCAGGGCGCGCAGCGACTCCGTCGCCTCGTCCTGGCGGGCCAGGGCCCGGTTCAGGGCATTGGTGGCGCCGGCGGAATCGGTGGCCAGGCTGGTGGCTTCGCGCTGCAGGTTCTGCACGGCGCCTGCCACCCGGTCGCCGGCGTCGCCCAGGCCGGCGTTCAGCATGTCGGACAGGCGGGCCGCCGTCTCGCCGATGGTGCCGGCGCGGTCGCCCAGGGCGTGGGCGGTGGCCTCCAGCCGGGTGATGGCCTCGTCGGCCGCGGCCTTCTGGTCGGGGTCGGCGCTGCGGCGTTCCAGTTCGGCGCGCATACCCTCCGATATCTTGCCCAGGCCGTCCAGGGTGCGGGTCATCTCGCCCGCGCGCAGCGCCACGCCGGCGGCGGCCCCGGCCAGGTCGCGCTGGACGGCGGCCAGGCTTTCCGCCACCGGTTCCAGCCGGGTGCTGTTGGCCTCCGCCGCCGTTTCGATCAGGCGGTTGGCGCGGCTCAGCCCCTCCAGCGCGCCCGATAGGTTGCGTGTCATCTCCTCCGACGTGCCGCGCAGCAGATCACCCGAATTCTCCACCCGGCCCGTCGCCCGTTCCAGCCGGTCGCCGGCATGGGCCAGGGCCGCCTGCAGGTTGCGGTCGCTGTTGCCCACAGCCTCTGTCGCCCGCGCCAGGCCGGCGGTCGCTTCCGTCGAACTGCTGGCCAGCATCTCGCCCGAGGCGCGCAGCAGCTTGACCGAGGCCAGCAGCTTGGCCTGCAAATCGCCCATGGCGCTGTTCATGCGCTCGTTGGCATCGTGTGCCTCGCCTGTGGCCCGGCGCAGGTCGCCTTCCGTTTCCGACAGGCCCCGCACCACCCGGCCCACATCCTCGCCTGCCGTCAGGACGGTGCTGGCCACCAGGTCGGCGTTGCGGCGCAGGGCGTCGACCAGGGCGTCCAGCCCGCCGCCGCCGCCACGGTCGTCGAAGGCGTGCACCTGCGCGGCGGCGCGGGCCAGCAGGTCGGTCGCCTGGCTGATCTCGCGGTTGCTGTCGCCGGTGGCCTGGGCCACAGCGGCACACAGCTCCTGCACCCGCTGCACCGTCTGGGACAGTTCCCGCTGGGTTTCGCCCACCAGGCCGGTCAGGTCGCGGCGCGTGTCGCTGACCAGGGTGGACACCGCATTCCCGTTGCCGGCCAGGGTGTCGCCGGCACTGCGCAGGCGGGTGGTCAGTTGTTCGAACAGGTCGCCGGCGTCGCCGTCGAACTTCAGGCGGACCCGGCCCTGTTCGGTAACGATGGACACGTCGGGCAGGTCGGCCACCTGGCGGCGGAAGGCTTCGATGGCGCGGGCGATATCGCCCAGTTCGTCCGGACGATCCGTGCCGGCGACGGGCACGCGCCAGTCGCCGCGCGCCACGCCGTCCACGCTTTCGCGGATCTGGTTCAGGGGGACCAGCAGGCGCAGGCGGATCAGCCACAGCGTCGCGGCGGCGGTCGCCAGCATGGCGGCGACGGCGGCGATGCCCAGCCAGAAACCGGCGCGGGCGGGGCCTGCCAGGATGTCGGACGTGGCCTGCACCTCCTGCCGGCGCAGTTGGGCGATGCGGTCGGCCACGGCGGCGTGCAGGGTCATCAGCGACAGGCCGGTGGCGCCGGCCAGGGCCTGCGGCTTGTCGCCGGCGGCACTGACGGCCGCGCGGTAGCGGTCGATCAGGCGATGCAGGTCGCGCGCCAGGTCCGACTCGGCGGTGGTCAGCCGGTTGCCTTCAAAGGCGCGCACCCCCCGGTCCGCCGTTTCCAGCGCCTGGCCGATGTCCGCCTTGGCCTGCGCGCTGCCGGTCTCGGCATAGACGGCCAGGGCGTTCAGCAGGCCGCCGTTGCCCAGGGCGGCCCGCGTCTCATCCAAGGCGCGGGACTTGGCGGCGGCGATGGCCGGTGTCTCATCCAGGGAACGGTCGACCCGGCTGAACAGGGCCAGGTTGTAGGTGGCGGCCGCCACCAGGGCGATGGCGGCGACGATGGTCAGGGCCGCGACCCACCCGCTGGCGCGGTACAGGCTGCCGGCGCCGGCACGCTTAGAACTGACCGTTGATTTCATGCCCCACCCGCTTTGAGAACCACGTGACCCCGCGCAATCGCGCGTCCCCCGAAGCGCGTTCCCCGGGATACCGCTTCCAAGCGGCCATGGTGTGGGAAGTGCTGGGGATTTCGTCAATGAATTTGTACCCGTCGGAAATTTTGACTCTCCAGCACGGGCCAGCCCTTCGTGGACTGCCACAGTGCCGCCACGGGCCGGCGTTAATACCCGCCGGCGCCGCGACTTGCCCGGCCCACGCCAAACGCTTGCCCCCGTGCGGGGCAGGGCGTAGGAAAGTTGAATCGGGCGAGGTTGGCGCGTCTGGTTCCCTTCCCTTGAGTGGGACCGCTGGTAGGCGCCTGCATTGGTTGGGCGGATTTCGTATCGAGGGCCTGAATGCGTATCGTCCAGATTAT
The DNA window shown above is from Azospirillaceae bacterium and carries:
- a CDS encoding HAMP domain-containing protein, producing MKSTVSSKRAGAGSLYRASGWVAALTIVAAIALVAAATYNLALFSRVDRSLDETPAIAAAKSRALDETRAALGNGGLLNALAVYAETGSAQAKADIGQALETADRGVRAFEGNRLTTAESDLARDLHRLIDRYRAAVSAAGDKPQALAGATGLSLMTLHAAVADRIAQLRRQEVQATSDILAGPARAGFWLGIAAVAAMLATAAATLWLIRLRLLVPLNQIRESVDGVARGDWRVPVAGTDRPDELGDIARAIEAFRRQVADLPDVSIVTEQGRVRLKFDGDAGDLFEQLTTRLRSAGDTLAGNGNAVSTLVSDTRRDLTGLVGETQRELSQTVQRVQELCAAVAQATGDSNREISQATDLLARAAAQVHAFDDRGGGGGLDALVDALRRNADLVASTVLTAGEDVGRVVRGLSETEGDLRRATGEAHDANERMNSAMGDLQAKLLASVKLLRASGEMLASSSTEATAGLARATEAVGNSDRNLQAALAHAGDRLERATGRVENSGDLLRGTSEEMTRNLSGALEGLSRANRLIETAAEANSTRLEPVAESLAAVQRDLAGAAAGVALRAGEMTRTLDGLGKISEGMRAELERRSADPDQKAAADEAITRLEATAHALGDRAGTIGETAARLSDMLNAGLGDAGDRVAGAVQNLQREATSLATDSAGATNALNRALARQDEATESLRALTASIVSVLEPRVDPNIAELKSLANNLRKRLDAVDNTTRGLLDLTGSLQSLVETGRTHEQASTAATKELGDRLAAIADQLRAATGG